A genome region from Nocardioides cynanchi includes the following:
- a CDS encoding aldo/keto reductase produces MTVSSNSVPNVTLNDGREIPQLGFGVFQVPPDQTQQTVETALEVGYRHIDTAQMYGNEAEVGAAVAAADIPRDDLWITTKLNNGFHRPDDARRAFGESLDRLGLDQVDLFLIHWPLPTRYDGDFVSTWETLVELRGDGRARSIGVSNFEPEHLDRIVEATGVVPAVNQIEVHPFFGNEAARAAGARHGTVTEAWAPIAKGRVNDDSTIAEIAARLDRTPAQVALRWQLQRGDIVFPKSMRRERMAENFAIFDFELSDDDLATITGLDRGEDGRIGPHPNTMDWLG; encoded by the coding sequence ATGACTGTTTCCAGCAACTCCGTCCCGAACGTCACCCTGAACGACGGCCGCGAGATCCCGCAGCTCGGGTTCGGGGTCTTCCAGGTGCCGCCCGACCAGACGCAGCAGACCGTCGAGACCGCGCTCGAGGTGGGCTACCGCCACATCGACACCGCGCAGATGTACGGCAACGAGGCCGAGGTCGGGGCCGCGGTGGCGGCCGCAGACATCCCGCGCGACGACCTGTGGATCACCACCAAGCTCAACAACGGCTTCCACCGGCCCGACGACGCGCGCCGCGCCTTCGGGGAGTCCCTGGATCGACTGGGGCTCGACCAGGTCGACCTGTTCCTGATCCACTGGCCGCTGCCCACCCGCTACGACGGCGACTTCGTCTCCACCTGGGAGACGCTGGTCGAGCTCCGCGGCGACGGCCGGGCACGGTCGATCGGGGTCTCCAACTTCGAGCCGGAGCACCTCGACCGGATCGTGGAGGCGACCGGCGTCGTACCCGCGGTGAACCAGATCGAGGTGCACCCGTTCTTCGGCAACGAGGCGGCCCGCGCGGCCGGCGCGCGGCACGGCACGGTCACCGAGGCGTGGGCCCCGATCGCCAAGGGCCGCGTGAACGACGACTCGACCATCGCCGAGATCGCCGCCCGGCTGGACCGCACCCCCGCCCAGGTGGCGCTTCGGTGGCAGCTCCAGCGTGGTGACATCGTGTTCCCGAAGTCGATGCGCCGGGAGCGGATGGCGGAGAACTTCGCGATCTTCGACTTCGAGCTCTCCGACGACGACCTGGCCACGATCACCGGGCTCGACCGCGGCGAGGACGGCCGGATCGGCCCCCACCCGAACACCATGGACTGGCTGGGCTGA
- a CDS encoding EamA family transporter, with translation METISWRTLALTAFAPAAWGTTYLVTERLLPPDRPLLSATLRALPTGLVLLAVTRRLPPPGWWWRAILLGLCNIGLFFPLLFLAAYRLPGGLASTLQATSPLAVMALAALVIGERAGPRRIAGAGVGLLGVTLLVLRSPGHLDALGLVAAFGSVVVSALGFVLVKRWTPPVDLLTLVSWQLVVGGLALLPVAWLFEGPPPHLGAQAVSGYLWLMVAGTGLAYWCWFTGLRAMPAGAVALVGLVNPVVGTGLGVVVAGEAFGWPQALGMVLVLGGVVAGQRSTSGGRADQRRSGEHLAARPDELCGAA, from the coding sequence ATGGAAACTATCTCCTGGAGAACGCTCGCCCTCACCGCCTTCGCGCCCGCCGCGTGGGGTACGACGTACCTCGTCACCGAGCGCCTCCTTCCGCCCGACCGGCCGCTGCTCTCGGCCACTCTGCGAGCGCTCCCGACCGGGCTCGTGCTCCTCGCCGTCACCCGTCGGCTTCCCCCGCCCGGCTGGTGGTGGCGGGCGATCCTCCTCGGGCTGTGCAACATCGGGCTGTTCTTCCCGCTGCTCTTCCTGGCCGCCTACCGGCTGCCCGGCGGCCTCGCCTCCACCCTGCAGGCCACCTCGCCGCTGGCGGTGATGGCCCTGGCCGCGCTGGTGATCGGGGAGCGGGCCGGGCCGCGGCGGATCGCGGGCGCCGGTGTCGGCCTGCTCGGTGTCACGCTCCTGGTGCTGCGCTCGCCCGGGCACCTGGATGCCCTGGGGCTGGTCGCCGCCTTCGGCTCCGTGGTCGTGTCGGCGCTGGGGTTCGTGCTGGTCAAGAGGTGGACCCCGCCGGTCGACCTGCTGACCCTGGTGTCGTGGCAGCTGGTCGTCGGCGGCCTCGCCCTGCTGCCGGTCGCCTGGCTCTTCGAAGGTCCTCCACCGCACCTCGGGGCTCAGGCCGTGTCGGGCTACCTGTGGCTGATGGTCGCCGGGACCGGCCTGGCCTACTGGTGCTGGTTCACCGGGCTGCGCGCCATGCCCGCGGGCGCGGTCGCCCTGGTCGGCCTGGTCAACCCGGTCGTCGGCACCGGGCTCGGCGTGGTGGTGGCCGGCGAGGCGTTCGGGTGGCCGCAGGCGCTCGGCATGGTGCTCGTGCTCGGCGGCGTGGTCGCCGGCCAGCGGAGCACCTCCGGTGGGCGTGCCGACCAGAGACGTAGCGGCGAGCACCTGGCGGCGCGACCGGACGAGCTGTGCGGCGCGGCCTGA
- a CDS encoding cytochrome P450, translating into MPTTLETDPSALTARRFERMRPFGGDTAPPVDTTGLPPGPRWPVWLQSVGLLRFRHQFVPHLWREYGDVFTVRVVPGGRPLVLFTRPEHAKEIFAGDPEVFHAGKANAILGPIMGEHSLLLQDSSAHKRARALLMPAFNGQALRGYRSLVEEVARDEVARWRPGQELRSLDRMNALTLEVILRVVFGVTDEDRLARLRPCVNRTVNISPAVLLGWGYPALQRFGPWRKTVDNAYALDRLIYAEIRERRAAADLAERTDVLSRLIRAAPPQEATNGSSAADGGDRLTDEELRDQLVTLLLAGHETTATALAWALYELGRDPAQLVRARTAAGEGDDDWLEAVLKESMRLHPVIPMVVRTLIRPATVGGWDLPAGATVGPSIILTHARPDNHSDPSRFDPERFVGHNPPVNTWIPFGGGVRRCIGAGFSLMEGVAVLRQVLTSYDVTAVGADRPRVRNITSVPRRGARIRVG; encoded by the coding sequence ATGCCCACCACCCTCGAGACCGACCCGTCAGCCCTGACCGCGCGACGCTTCGAGCGGATGCGTCCCTTCGGGGGCGACACCGCCCCACCCGTCGACACCACCGGGCTGCCACCCGGACCGCGCTGGCCGGTCTGGCTGCAGAGCGTGGGCCTGCTGCGGTTCCGGCACCAGTTCGTGCCGCATCTGTGGCGGGAGTACGGCGACGTGTTCACCGTGCGGGTCGTGCCGGGTGGCCGGCCGCTGGTGCTCTTCACCAGGCCGGAGCACGCCAAGGAGATCTTCGCCGGCGACCCCGAGGTCTTCCATGCGGGCAAGGCCAACGCGATCCTCGGCCCGATCATGGGTGAGCACTCGCTCCTCCTCCAGGACTCCTCCGCGCACAAGCGCGCCCGTGCGCTGCTGATGCCTGCCTTCAATGGCCAGGCGCTGCGCGGCTACCGCTCCCTGGTCGAGGAGGTGGCGCGGGACGAGGTGGCGCGCTGGCGGCCCGGTCAGGAGCTCCGCAGCCTCGACCGGATGAACGCCCTGACCCTCGAGGTGATCCTCCGCGTGGTCTTCGGGGTGACCGACGAGGACCGCCTGGCCCGGCTCCGGCCCTGCGTCAACCGGACCGTGAACATCAGCCCCGCGGTGCTGCTGGGCTGGGGCTATCCGGCCCTGCAGAGGTTCGGCCCCTGGAGGAAGACCGTCGACAACGCCTACGCGCTCGACCGGCTGATCTACGCCGAGATCCGCGAGCGTCGTGCTGCCGCCGACCTCGCCGAGCGCACCGACGTGCTGTCCCGGCTGATCCGTGCCGCCCCACCCCAGGAGGCGACGAACGGGTCGAGCGCCGCCGACGGTGGGGACCGGCTCACCGACGAGGAGCTGCGCGACCAGCTCGTGACGCTGCTCCTGGCCGGCCACGAGACCACCGCCACGGCGCTCGCCTGGGCGCTCTACGAGCTCGGTCGCGACCCCGCGCAGCTGGTCCGGGCGCGGACGGCGGCCGGAGAGGGTGACGACGACTGGCTCGAGGCGGTGCTCAAGGAGTCCATGCGCCTCCACCCGGTGATCCCGATGGTGGTCCGCACCTTGATCCGGCCGGCCACGGTCGGGGGCTGGGACCTGCCGGCCGGGGCGACCGTGGGGCCTTCGATCATCCTCACCCACGCCCGCCCGGACAACCATTCCGACCCGTCCCGTTTCGACCCCGAGCGGTTCGTCGGGCACAACCCTCCGGTGAACACCTGGATCCCCTTCGGGGGCGGGGTGCGGCGGTGCATCGGGGCCGGGTTCTCGCTGATGGAGGGCGTGGCCGTGCTCCGCCAGGTGCTCACGTCGTACGACGTGACGGCGGTGGGCGCGGACCGGCCCCGGGTCCGCAACATCACCAGCGTCCCGCGGCGCGGAGCCCGGATCCGCGTCGGCTGA
- the hutI gene encoding imidazolonepropionase: MTATLITHIGELVTNAPDAPDLLGAIHDAALVVEGTTVAWVGAAVDAPAADQVIDAGGRAVIPGFVDSHSHLVFAGDRGEEFAARMAGEPYAAGGIRTTVAATRAAGDEQLTSHVAHLVAEMRRQGTTTVEIKSGYGLNVLDEARSLAIARQFTEETTFLGAHVVPDGTTPEEYVALVTGPMLDACAPHARWIDVFCEVGAFDEDQARAILLAGRAAGLKGRLHANQLGRGPGVRLGAELGLTAVDHCTHLSDADVAALADSGTIATLLPGVEFSTRQPYPDARALLDAGVRVAIATDCNPGSCFTSSMPLCIALAVREMGLTPAEAVHAATATAAAALDRTDIGRLVPGSRADLVMLDAPSHVHLAYRPGVPLVTGTWVGGRPV; the protein is encoded by the coding sequence ATGACGGCGACCCTGATCACCCACATCGGGGAGCTGGTCACCAACGCGCCCGACGCTCCCGACCTGCTGGGCGCGATCCACGACGCCGCGCTCGTCGTCGAGGGTACGACGGTGGCCTGGGTCGGTGCGGCCGTCGACGCGCCCGCCGCCGACCAGGTGATCGACGCGGGTGGGCGCGCCGTGATCCCGGGCTTCGTGGACTCCCACTCCCACCTGGTCTTCGCCGGCGACAGGGGCGAGGAGTTCGCCGCCCGGATGGCCGGCGAGCCCTACGCGGCCGGGGGCATCCGGACCACGGTGGCCGCGACCCGGGCCGCCGGTGACGAGCAGCTCACCAGCCACGTCGCGCACCTCGTCGCCGAGATGCGCCGTCAGGGCACCACCACGGTGGAGATCAAGAGCGGCTACGGGCTGAATGTCCTCGACGAGGCCCGCAGCCTCGCCATTGCCCGGCAGTTCACCGAGGAGACCACCTTCCTGGGCGCGCACGTGGTCCCCGACGGCACCACCCCCGAGGAGTACGTCGCGCTGGTCACCGGCCCGATGCTCGACGCGTGCGCGCCGCACGCCCGTTGGATCGACGTGTTCTGCGAGGTCGGGGCCTTCGACGAGGACCAGGCGCGGGCGATCCTCCTGGCCGGGCGGGCGGCCGGGCTGAAGGGCCGCCTGCACGCCAACCAGCTCGGCCGGGGACCCGGCGTACGACTCGGCGCGGAGCTCGGCCTGACCGCCGTCGACCACTGCACCCACCTCTCCGACGCGGACGTCGCCGCCCTCGCCGACTCCGGAACGATCGCCACCCTGCTGCCGGGGGTGGAGTTCTCGACCCGGCAGCCCTATCCCGACGCACGGGCGCTCCTCGACGCCGGCGTCCGGGTCGCCATCGCCACCGACTGCAACCCCGGCTCCTGCTTCACCAGCTCCATGCCGCTATGCATCGCCCTGGCGGTTCGCGAGATGGGGCTGACCCCGGCCGAGGCCGTCCACGCCGCCACCGCGACGGCCGCCGCGGCCCTCGACCGCACCGACATCGGCAGGCTGGTGCCGGGCAGCCGGGCGGACCTCGTGATGCTGGACGCGCCGAGCCACGTCCACCTGGCCTACCGCCCGGGCGTCCCTCTCGTCACCGGCACCTGGGTGGGTGGACGTCCCGTCTGA
- a CDS encoding MFS transporter has protein sequence MDIRPFREHRDFRLLLIAGTVFYFGGMMTYVAIPFQIYQLTHSNLAVGAVGLAELVPLIVFGLYGGALADHMDRRLLLIWTGIAQAAFTAWLAINAFSSHPRLWEIFLVSGLLASSSAMQRPSREALLPRTVRHDEIIAANALSSLGMQFGVLAGPALGGVLVASFGPAWCFLVDIVGLFVASMLYAAMRRYPHVGETEPPSLRGIKLGLRYAMSRRDLLGTYVVDIAAMLLAMPVVLFPALAAEVFGNPHLLGLLYSAETVGALIATALSGWTSRVRRHGRAIVLAAMAYGAFIAMAGMAPTIWGALFFFTCAGAADMISALFRGTIWSQTIPDNLRGRLAGIEMLSYSVGPLGGQVRAGLVADRWTVRGSIVSGGVACVGGVALTAMWLHDFWSYDARTDEHAVAQRQARQLAGERVNPAQ, from the coding sequence ATGGACATCCGCCCCTTCCGCGAGCACCGGGACTTCCGGCTGCTGCTGATCGCTGGGACCGTCTTCTACTTCGGCGGGATGATGACCTACGTCGCCATTCCCTTCCAGATCTACCAGCTCACCCACTCCAACCTGGCGGTCGGCGCGGTCGGCCTGGCCGAGCTCGTCCCGCTGATCGTCTTCGGGCTGTACGGCGGTGCCCTGGCCGACCACATGGACCGTCGACTGCTGCTGATCTGGACTGGGATCGCCCAGGCCGCCTTCACCGCGTGGCTGGCGATCAACGCCTTCTCCAGCCATCCGCGGCTGTGGGAGATCTTCCTGGTCTCCGGGCTCCTGGCGTCGTCGTCGGCGATGCAGCGGCCGTCGCGCGAGGCGCTGCTGCCGCGCACAGTCCGGCACGACGAGATCATCGCGGCCAACGCGCTGAGCAGCCTCGGCATGCAGTTCGGCGTGCTGGCCGGCCCGGCCCTCGGTGGCGTCCTGGTGGCGTCGTTCGGTCCGGCCTGGTGCTTCCTGGTCGACATCGTCGGCCTCTTCGTCGCCTCGATGCTCTACGCCGCGATGCGGCGCTACCCGCACGTCGGCGAGACCGAGCCGCCTAGCCTGCGCGGCATCAAGCTCGGGCTCCGGTACGCCATGAGCCGGCGCGACCTGCTGGGCACCTACGTCGTCGACATCGCCGCGATGCTGCTGGCGATGCCGGTGGTGCTCTTCCCCGCACTGGCCGCGGAGGTCTTCGGCAACCCGCACCTGCTCGGCCTGCTCTACTCCGCGGAGACGGTCGGCGCGCTGATCGCGACCGCGCTGTCGGGCTGGACCTCACGGGTCCGGCGGCACGGCCGGGCGATCGTCCTGGCGGCGATGGCCTACGGCGCCTTCATCGCGATGGCGGGCATGGCTCCGACGATCTGGGGTGCGCTCTTCTTCTTCACCTGCGCCGGCGCCGCCGACATGATCTCGGCGCTCTTCCGCGGCACCATCTGGAGCCAGACCATCCCGGACAACCTGCGCGGACGGCTGGCCGGCATCGAGATGCTCAGCTACTCCGTCGGGCCGCTCGGAGGGCAGGTGCGCGCCGGCCTCGTGGCGGACCGCTGGACGGTCCGCGGCTCGATCGTCAGCGGCGGCGTGGCCTGCGTGGGCGGCGTCGCGCTGACCGCGATGTGGCTGCACGACTTCTGGTCGTACGACGCACGCACCGACGAGCATGCCGTGGCCCAGAGACAGGCCCGGCAGCTCGCCGGTGAGCGCGTCAACCCTGCCCAGTAG
- a CDS encoding MarR family winged helix-turn-helix transcriptional regulator — MEDIVKAMDPDHVDAILAQWARERPDLDASPIGLIGRLHRLADVLNVELRRVFAEEGLGDGDFDVLVTLRRHGAPYELTPGELGASTMVTSSAVTKRIDRLEQGGLVTRTVSASDGRSRRIRLTETGLVLVNRLMARHVANEQRLVSGLTAQERTQLADLLRRWGQTLEG, encoded by the coding sequence ATGGAAGATATAGTGAAGGCCATGGACCCGGACCACGTGGACGCGATCCTGGCGCAGTGGGCTCGCGAGCGCCCCGATCTCGACGCCTCGCCGATCGGCCTGATCGGACGCCTCCACCGGCTCGCGGACGTGCTGAACGTCGAGCTCCGACGTGTCTTCGCCGAGGAGGGGCTCGGGGACGGCGACTTCGACGTGCTGGTCACCCTGCGCCGGCACGGCGCCCCCTACGAGCTGACGCCCGGCGAGCTCGGAGCCTCGACCATGGTGACGTCGTCGGCGGTGACCAAACGGATCGACCGGCTCGAGCAGGGAGGGCTGGTGACTCGCACCGTCAGCGCGTCGGACGGACGGTCGCGCCGGATCCGGCTGACCGAGACCGGCCTCGTGCTCGTGAACCGTCTGATGGCCCGCCACGTCGCGAACGAGCAGCGGCTGGTGTCGGGCCTCACCGCTCAGGAGCGGACCCAGCTCGCCGACCTCCTGCGCCGCTGGGGTCAGACCTTGGAGGGATAG
- a CDS encoding helix-turn-helix transcriptional regulator, which translates to MTSPLVGRDAELEHLCSTLGISSSGDVADRSAILLAGDAGVGKTRLLTELRDRAIDNGWQVLAGHCLDFTDSALPYLPFSEITGRISRELPDVFDDVAARHPALLRLLPGQRMLSQATDPESLPADQGALFDGVHALAEAAGARRPTLLVVEDLHWADQSTRDLMSFLFSRGFEAPVALAASYRSDDLHRRHPLRRQVAEWARMSGVERLQLEPLAAADVRRLVQELHPDPMSEECLSDIVTRAEGNAFFVEELVGATWARGGGVPVDLADVLLVRLQGLDEAAVTVVRAAAVAGRRVSHAALSAVVDVSPADLDRAVRDAVEGHVLVPSRDDDFYQFRHALLAEAVYDDLLPGERTALHAAYARALLEGRATGTAAELARHARLAHDYATALTASLRAGDDARGVGGAEEAAFHYLQALELWHDSRLPEDTGLDYPRLVGLVSDALVAAGHPARALGVVREQLDHLPEGTDDSVRGQIMGVLAGTLVMTETSEDPTELTRAAVALVPDEPTNARAKVLAAHARTLARAGRKDEGRPVAMAALALAERLDMPRLASDIRTTLVGLERSVSPESIAEALRAASEDAAAAGAANAELRALLLLGHHHLDLGEFGRADEAFERTRARARAVGTPWVPWAAEARWTHAVSLRLQGRWDEALQVLDISRESPPPIYRALMTATRAQVMAARGETAAGELARELHDFWPLEGLIAITGGSAELMLHEQAGDQAAAHTTYRLIVDTLTRIWHPQFQARVRLATITLSAFASGATHRSAAERADDHDVVTRLAADAHGVLDRRGDALVSWGPEARAWEARLDAELLRWRWAADIDPPNHDELVEAWRRAERRAEVFADPYELAVVRARLATLLAATGDADAARELAVAVSDVAGRLDAAPLLAMLGPLRQPGRPTSVPSARPTLTPRETEILALVAEGRSNGEIGRQLFISTKTVSVHVSNILGKLAASGRTEAAAIARRDGLIG; encoded by the coding sequence ATGACGTCGCCGCTGGTCGGTCGAGATGCCGAGCTGGAGCACCTCTGCTCCACGCTCGGCATCTCGTCGTCGGGCGACGTGGCTGATCGATCCGCGATCCTCCTGGCCGGCGACGCCGGCGTCGGCAAGACCCGGCTGCTCACCGAGCTGCGCGACCGGGCGATCGACAACGGCTGGCAGGTGCTGGCCGGGCACTGTCTCGACTTCACCGACAGCGCACTGCCCTACCTCCCCTTCTCCGAGATCACCGGCCGGATCTCCCGCGAGCTGCCCGATGTCTTCGACGACGTCGCCGCCCGCCACCCCGCCCTCCTCCGGCTCCTGCCCGGCCAGCGGATGCTGAGCCAGGCCACCGACCCCGAGTCGCTGCCCGCCGACCAGGGTGCCCTCTTCGACGGCGTCCACGCGCTCGCCGAGGCTGCCGGCGCCCGGCGGCCGACGCTCCTCGTCGTCGAGGACCTCCACTGGGCCGACCAGTCGACCCGCGACCTGATGAGCTTCCTGTTCAGCCGCGGCTTCGAGGCCCCGGTCGCCCTCGCCGCCTCCTACCGCTCCGACGACCTCCACCGCCGTCACCCGCTCCGCCGCCAGGTCGCCGAGTGGGCGCGGATGAGTGGCGTCGAGCGCCTCCAGCTCGAGCCCCTGGCCGCTGCCGACGTACGCCGTCTGGTCCAGGAGCTGCACCCCGACCCGATGTCCGAGGAGTGCCTCAGCGACATCGTGACCCGCGCCGAGGGCAACGCCTTCTTCGTCGAAGAGCTGGTCGGCGCCACCTGGGCGCGCGGCGGAGGTGTGCCCGTGGACCTCGCCGACGTGCTCCTGGTCCGTCTGCAGGGGCTCGACGAAGCCGCCGTCACGGTCGTCAGGGCCGCGGCCGTCGCCGGGCGCCGGGTCTCCCACGCGGCCCTGAGCGCCGTGGTCGACGTGTCCCCGGCCGACCTCGACCGGGCCGTGCGCGACGCCGTCGAGGGCCATGTGCTGGTGCCCAGCCGCGACGACGACTTCTACCAGTTCCGCCACGCCCTGCTGGCCGAGGCGGTCTACGACGACCTGCTGCCCGGGGAGCGCACCGCCCTCCACGCCGCCTACGCCCGCGCCCTGCTCGAGGGTCGCGCGACCGGCACCGCGGCCGAGCTCGCGCGTCACGCGCGCCTTGCCCACGACTACGCCACCGCGCTCACCGCGAGCCTGCGCGCGGGTGACGACGCCCGCGGCGTCGGCGGTGCGGAGGAGGCGGCGTTCCACTACCTCCAGGCGCTCGAGCTCTGGCACGACTCGCGCCTGCCCGAGGACACCGGACTCGACTACCCACGTCTGGTGGGCCTGGTCTCCGACGCGCTGGTCGCCGCCGGCCACCCGGCTCGCGCGCTCGGCGTGGTCCGCGAGCAGCTCGACCACCTCCCCGAGGGCACCGACGACTCCGTCCGGGGCCAGATCATGGGGGTGCTCGCGGGGACGCTGGTGATGACCGAGACCTCCGAGGACCCGACCGAGCTGACGCGTGCGGCCGTTGCGCTGGTCCCGGACGAGCCGACCAACGCCCGGGCCAAGGTGCTCGCAGCCCACGCCCGCACCCTGGCCCGGGCCGGCCGCAAGGACGAAGGGCGGCCGGTGGCGATGGCCGCCCTCGCCCTGGCCGAGCGGCTCGACATGCCCCGCCTCGCCAGTGACATCCGCACCACGCTGGTGGGGCTCGAGCGCAGTGTCTCACCGGAGTCGATCGCGGAGGCCCTGCGCGCCGCGAGCGAGGATGCCGCTGCGGCCGGCGCCGCCAACGCCGAGCTCCGGGCCCTCCTGCTGCTCGGGCACCACCACCTCGACCTCGGTGAGTTCGGGCGGGCGGACGAGGCGTTCGAGCGCACCAGGGCCCGCGCCCGTGCCGTCGGCACCCCCTGGGTGCCCTGGGCGGCCGAGGCGCGCTGGACCCACGCGGTCTCGCTGAGGCTTCAGGGCCGGTGGGACGAGGCGCTCCAGGTGCTCGACATCAGCCGGGAGTCGCCACCGCCGATCTACCGCGCCCTGATGACCGCCACCCGGGCCCAGGTGATGGCCGCCCGGGGCGAGACGGCCGCCGGTGAGCTCGCGCGGGAGCTGCACGACTTCTGGCCGCTCGAGGGGCTGATCGCGATCACCGGCGGCTCGGCCGAGCTGATGCTGCACGAGCAGGCCGGCGACCAGGCGGCCGCCCACACGACGTACCGCCTGATCGTGGACACCCTGACCCGGATCTGGCACCCGCAGTTCCAGGCCCGGGTGCGCCTGGCCACGATCACGCTGTCGGCCTTCGCGTCGGGGGCCACCCACCGCAGCGCCGCCGAGCGCGCCGACGACCACGACGTCGTCACCCGTCTGGCAGCCGACGCCCACGGGGTGCTCGACCGGCGCGGAGACGCTCTGGTGTCCTGGGGGCCCGAGGCCCGCGCCTGGGAGGCCCGACTGGACGCCGAGCTGCTCCGCTGGAGATGGGCCGCGGACATCGACCCGCCGAACCACGACGAGCTCGTGGAGGCCTGGCGCCGGGCCGAGCGCCGGGCCGAGGTCTTCGCCGATCCCTACGAGCTGGCGGTCGTGCGGGCCCGGCTCGCGACCCTGCTGGCGGCCACCGGTGATGCAGACGCGGCTCGCGAGCTGGCCGTGGCTGTCTCCGACGTGGCCGGTCGGCTCGACGCGGCGCCCCTGCTGGCCATGCTCGGGCCGCTGCGCCAGCCGGGCCGGCCCACCTCGGTGCCGTCGGCGCGGCCGACGCTGACGCCCCGGGAGACCGAGATCCTGGCTCTGGTCGCCGAGGGTCGCAGCAACGGTGAGATCGGGCGCCAGCTGTTCATCAGCACCAAGACGGTGTCGGTCCACGTGTCCAACATCCTGGGCAAGCTCGCGGCGTCGGGCCGCACCGAGGCCGCCGCCATCGCCCGTCGCGACGGCCTGATCGGCTGA
- a CDS encoding SecDF P1 head subdomain-containing protein encodes MRLLRTLAPLLLVASLATACGSGSSSTPGGAGGSTTPTSGGTTGTTASGQLELRPVYARYATGVPLGPQVPKALLDAMSSQACPMDPAELQGMLMECDAGKTVFLLKDPVVTGDVTKAHIHQIGHKNLYFLRLTLDPTAAATLDSDAQSMVGTELAFCFGGSVITSVIVDPHFSAERLTITGSYTKAQATKLAGQITAS; translated from the coding sequence GTGCGACTCCTGAGAACCCTCGCCCCGCTGCTCCTGGTGGCGTCCCTGGCCACCGCCTGCGGCTCGGGCTCGAGCTCCACCCCGGGTGGGGCCGGGGGCTCCACGACGCCGACCAGTGGCGGCACCACCGGCACCACCGCGAGCGGGCAGCTCGAGCTGCGACCGGTCTACGCGCGCTACGCCACCGGCGTACCCCTGGGGCCGCAGGTGCCCAAGGCCCTGCTCGACGCGATGTCCTCGCAGGCCTGCCCGATGGACCCGGCCGAGCTCCAGGGAATGCTGATGGAGTGCGACGCCGGCAAGACCGTGTTCCTGCTGAAGGACCCCGTCGTCACCGGTGACGTGACCAAGGCGCACATCCACCAGATCGGCCACAAGAACCTCTACTTCCTCCGGCTCACCCTGGATCCCACGGCCGCGGCCACCCTCGACTCCGACGCCCAGTCGATGGTCGGCACCGAGCTGGCTTTCTGCTTCGGCGGGAGCGTGATCACCTCGGTGATCGTGGATCCCCACTTCTCGGCCGAGCGCCTGACGATCACCGGCAGCTACACCAAGGCCCAGGCCACGAAGCTGGCCGGTCAGATCACCGCGTCGTAG